The nucleotide window CCTCGGAGCGTTCATGGTCGTAGCCTAAGAGGTGGACGAGCCCGTGGACCAACAGCCAGTTAATGCGCTGACGGAGCGGGGTTTTCATTGATTGCGCCTCTCGGGCGGCAGTGTCGATCGAGATCACGATGTCGCCAAGCAAGGAGCCGTTCGGGACATCTCGACCATCCTGCATGGGAAACGAGAGGACGTTGGTTGGTTTATCCTGCTGCCGGTAGTGTCGATTCAACTTTTGCATCGCCGGGTCTGACACCAGCAGGAGGCTGAGTTCGCTGTTCAAGTGTCCTGTTGCCCGCATGAGGGCCATGGCGCTTTGGTGCAGGCGTTTGAGGTCAATTTGATGGCGGCCACTGGCCTCTGTGCGGATATGAACAGGCATTCTGGTGTTTTATTGTTAGCTGCGGGGAGATGCGAGGCGCTGTTTCTCCGCCTCGTAAGCCTTGATTATGGCTTGGACCAGATGGTGGCGGACGACATCAACTTCGGTAAACTGACTGAAAGAGATCCCCGGAATGCCTTGAAGGATTTTGGTGGCGTGCAAAAGTCCGGATTGACTTTTTCCAGGGAGGTCGATCTGGGTCAAATCACCGGTGATCACCGCTTTGGAGTTGAAGCCAAGTCTGGTCAGGAACATCTGCATCTGTTCCCTGGTGGTGTTCTGGGCTTCGTCCAGGATTACAAAAGCGCTGTTCAAGGTTCGTCCGCGCATGAAGGCCAGTGGAGCGATTTCGATAATCTCTTCTTCGATTAGCGCAGCGGCTTTTTCTCTGCCCAGCATATCGTTTAAGGCGTCATGCAGGGGCCGGAGATAGGGGTTGATTTTTTCGGCCAGATCGCCGGGAAGAAAGCCGAGCTTCTCGCCAGCTTCTACCGCCGGTCGGGTCAGAATAATGGAGCGCACTAGATTCTTGCTGTAGGCGGCAACCGCCATTGCGACGGCAAGATAGGTTTTGCCGGTACCTGCCGGTCCGGTGCCGAAGACTATGTCGTTGTTTTTTATGGCATCGATATAGGACTTCTGGTTGATGCTCTTTGGTGAGATGACACGTTTGTTTCCGGTGATGTAGACCTGATCAAGGAAGATGTCCTTGAGGACCGCTTTGGGATGTTTTTCGAGAACCCTGATCCCGTACGCAATATCTGGAGGGAAGAGAGGGTAGTTTGATTGCAGTAGGCCTAAGAGCTGCTCCAAGAGGTTAGTGGCAAGGGAGACATCGTAGTCAGAGCCGAGGATTGAGATCCTGGTGCCGCGGACATGAATTTTGACCCCCAGGGCCTGCTCGATGATGGCCAGGTGTTTGTTCTGGGGGCCGTACAGGGTGGCGGATAACTCTGGGTCATTGAGTTCGAGTTCGCGTGATATTTCCGGATTCGATTTCACTTTTTCAGGGATTCGTCGATCATCTTCTGGATGGGCTCCATCGTCCGTTCTCGGACCAGACGACCGTTGATGTACATGACCGGCGTACCGGTGACTCCTGCGGTCTGGCCTTCCTGGATATCTCGAATTACCGCGTCTTTGGCCTCCTGACTATTCATCTGCTGTTGAAATTGCGGCATGTTCAGGCCAAGTTGTTCAGCGAAGCCCGTGAGCTTCTCCATGGTCAGGTCCCGAAAATTAGCATACACCAGGTCATGGTACTGCCAGAATTTTCCCTGCTGGTGGGCCGCCCAGGACGCGACTGCTGCTGCACCGGCAAATTGGTGGTTGGGAAGTGGATAGTATCTATAGACGATCTTGATCGAAGTGGGATATTTTTCGAGCAGTTTGGGAAAGAGTTCGCCGAGTTGAGCACAGTGGGGACACTGAAAGTCGCTGAATATCGTGATGACCACCGGGGCCTTGTCGTCGCCTAAGAACGGGGAACCATCGGAGGTGAGTTTTTTTACGAAATCAATGTATACTTCCTTGATCTCTTTGGTCTTTTGGTTGCTCAGCCAGATTTTGTCGCCATCGCCTGATGTCACGATCCGGTCAAA belongs to Desulfobulbaceae bacterium and includes:
- a CDS encoding PhoH family protein is translated as MKSNPEISRELELNDPELSATLYGPQNKHLAIIEQALGVKIHVRGTRISILGSDYDVSLATNLLEQLLGLLQSNYPLFPPDIAYGIRVLEKHPKAVLKDIFLDQVYITGNKRVISPKSINQKSYIDAIKNNDIVFGTGPAGTGKTYLAVAMAVAAYSKNLVRSIILTRPAVEAGEKLGFLPGDLAEKINPYLRPLHDALNDMLGREKAAALIEEEIIEIAPLAFMRGRTLNSAFVILDEAQNTTREQMQMFLTRLGFNSKAVITGDLTQIDLPGKSQSGLLHATKILQGIPGISFSQFTEVDVVRHHLVQAIIKAYEAEKQRLASPRS